Proteins from a genomic interval of Clostridium scatologenes:
- the pth gene encoding aminoacyl-tRNA hydrolase, with protein MFLIVGLGNIGKQYENTRHNVGFDIIDLVSDKYNISINREKFKGMYGEGSIASEKVILLKPSTYMNLSGESIREVVNFYKISNEQVIILYDDISLEVGRLRIREKGSAGGHNGIKSIIANLGTDVFPRIKVGVGQPKSELVSHVLGRFNIEDREKVIKVFDVSVNAVEYIIKYGVDEAMNKFNSFKV; from the coding sequence ATGTTTTTAATAGTTGGTTTAGGCAACATAGGAAAACAGTATGAGAATACTAGACATAATGTAGGATTTGATATTATAGATTTAGTGAGTGATAAGTATAATATATCTATAAACAGGGAAAAATTTAAAGGAATGTATGGAGAGGGAAGCATAGCTTCTGAAAAAGTTATATTATTAAAACCAAGTACATACATGAATTTAAGTGGAGAAAGTATAAGAGAAGTAGTAAATTTTTATAAGATCAGCAATGAACAAGTAATAATATTATATGATGATATAAGTTTGGAAGTAGGTAGGCTTAGAATAAGAGAAAAAGGAAGTGCTGGTGGGCATAATGGAATAAAAAGCATTATAGCTAACTTAGGTACTGATGTTTTCCCAAGAATTAAAGTAGGAGTAGGACAGCCTAAATCAGAACTAGTATCTCATGTTTTAGGAAGATTTAATATAGAAGACAGAGAAAAGGTTATTAAAGTTTTTGATGTTAGTGTAAATGCTGTAGAATATATAATAAAATATGGAGTAGACGAGGCTATGAATAAATTTAATAGTTTTAAGGTATAG
- the mfd gene encoding transcription-repair coupling factor: MRLEGLLKPLKNSREFKSIINSIEKSKFPVGIFGLSESARGYLIDGVYEELDKPFLVLTHSDVEAKRLYEDLSLYLTNVYYFPTKEVVFYNIYAISGDLRWERLKVIREMLKSGKKIIVTCIETLASSYIPVNLYRNYTFNISIKDILDIEDLKQKLIQCGYEKVEIIDGKGQFSIRGGIMDIYSPTAAEPYRIELFGNEVDSIRSFNLQSQRSVEKVKNIEIFPAKEMILNNESIQKGLQGMESDLKLVCDKLKKRKDNEALENIQQEVKKNLESLRENWTFETIDSFLPYFYDKTSSFLDYTEEYFIILDDLQRCKGKLDSVYFEFEENYKSFLQRGNILSKQSELLLNKSHVFESLEEKEVMTMDAIPKSTKILAPRSIVNFSQITLHNYHGQMELLIQDIKDKKGKGVKIVILSGTRPRGERLVNTLRDNDIESSYKDVIHDIQPGEVIITFGSQLNGFEYPELKICVISDKEVFGEAKRKSTSKASKKGINKIKSFAELKPGDYVVHANHGIGVYKGIKQLELQGHKKDYLELIYESDDKLYVPVEQLDMVQKYIGTEGKIPKINKLGSAEWAKAKKKVKKSIEEIAEDLVKLYAVRSTLKGYKYSKDTVWQKQFEEEFPYEETPDQVTSIEDIKSDMESDKPMDRLLCGDVGYGKTEVAVRAAFKAVMDGKQVAFLVPTTILAQQHYNNFVQRFSDFPVKIDMISRFRTTSQQKSSIKALKAGEIDILIGTHRIIQKDVQFKDLGLLIVDEEQRFGVTHKEKIKKMKKNIDVLTLSATPIPRTLHMSLVGVRDISVIETPPEERYPVQTYVVEYNDQLIRDAILRELNRGGQVYFVYNRVENIKEMASYVAKLVPEARVAVAHGQMQERELENIIVDFMKNEYDILVATTIIETGMDIQNVNTMIIYDSDKMGLSQLYQLRGRVGRTNRMAYCYLTYRKDKILTEVAEKRLKAIKDFTELGSGFKIALKDLEIRGAGNMMGSSQHGHMAAVGYDLYCRMLEDTIKLVRGDIDKEPVETTVELKVDAYIPTNYVKDEVQKIEIYKRIAAIDCYEDMEDIEGELKDRFSDIPPSIYNLMNIAYIRSIGKKLGIQEIKEKKDEVVFKFDNKERMEENMLKGLIKDYNRKISIKLSDNPGFGYKIKEVKKENLVYNIKEIMEYMANICHKK; encoded by the coding sequence ATGAGATTAGAAGGACTTTTAAAACCTCTTAAAAATAGTAGGGAATTTAAAAGTATAATTAATAGTATAGAAAAAAGTAAGTTTCCTGTAGGTATATTTGGACTTTCAGAGTCGGCTAGGGGATATTTAATAGATGGAGTGTATGAGGAACTAGACAAGCCTTTTTTAGTACTTACTCATAGTGATGTAGAGGCAAAAAGGTTGTATGAAGATTTATCTTTATATCTTACTAATGTTTATTATTTTCCTACAAAAGAAGTGGTTTTTTATAATATTTATGCAATATCAGGAGATCTTAGATGGGAAAGACTAAAAGTTATTAGAGAAATGCTTAAGAGTGGTAAAAAGATTATAGTTACATGTATAGAGACGTTAGCTTCTAGCTATATTCCTGTAAACCTTTATAGAAATTATACCTTTAATATTTCTATAAAGGATATTTTAGATATAGAGGATTTAAAGCAAAAGTTAATACAATGTGGATATGAGAAAGTAGAGATTATAGATGGTAAAGGTCAGTTTTCTATAAGAGGAGGGATAATGGATATATATTCTCCCACAGCTGCAGAACCATATAGAATAGAACTTTTTGGTAATGAAGTAGATTCTATTAGAAGTTTTAATTTACAATCACAAAGAAGTGTCGAGAAGGTAAAGAATATAGAAATTTTTCCAGCTAAAGAAATGATTTTAAATAATGAAAGTATACAAAAAGGTCTTCAGGGCATGGAAAGTGATTTGAAACTTGTATGTGATAAACTAAAAAAGAGAAAAGATAATGAAGCATTAGAGAATATTCAGCAAGAAGTTAAAAAAAATTTAGAATCATTAAGAGAAAACTGGACTTTTGAAACTATAGATAGTTTTTTACCATATTTTTATGATAAGACTTCTTCTTTTTTAGATTATACAGAAGAGTATTTTATAATTTTAGATGATTTACAAAGATGTAAGGGAAAATTAGATAGTGTTTACTTTGAATTTGAAGAAAATTATAAAAGCTTTTTACAAAGAGGTAATATTTTATCAAAGCAAAGTGAGTTATTATTGAATAAATCTCATGTGTTTGAATCTTTAGAAGAAAAAGAAGTTATGACCATGGATGCTATACCTAAGTCTACAAAGATACTAGCACCAAGATCTATAGTTAATTTTTCTCAAATAACATTGCATAATTATCATGGACAAATGGAGTTGCTTATACAGGATATAAAGGATAAAAAAGGCAAAGGAGTTAAAATAGTTATTCTTTCAGGAACTAGACCAAGAGGAGAAAGATTAGTAAATACTTTACGAGATAATGATATAGAAAGTTCGTATAAAGATGTAATACATGATATTCAGCCAGGAGAAGTAATAATAACATTTGGAAGTCAGCTGAATGGTTTTGAATATCCAGAGTTAAAAATATGTGTTATTTCAGATAAAGAGGTTTTTGGAGAGGCAAAAAGAAAATCTACCAGCAAGGCATCTAAAAAAGGAATAAACAAGATTAAAAGTTTTGCAGAGCTTAAGCCTGGTGACTATGTAGTTCATGCAAATCACGGAATAGGAGTATATAAGGGAATAAAACAACTAGAGCTTCAAGGACATAAAAAAGATTATCTTGAGTTAATTTATGAATCTGATGATAAATTATATGTTCCTGTAGAACAACTGGACATGGTTCAAAAGTACATAGGCACTGAAGGAAAAATACCTAAGATAAATAAATTAGGAAGTGCAGAATGGGCAAAAGCAAAAAAGAAGGTTAAAAAGTCTATAGAAGAAATAGCTGAAGATTTAGTAAAGCTTTATGCTGTTAGATCAACATTAAAGGGATATAAATATTCAAAGGATACTGTTTGGCAAAAGCAATTTGAAGAAGAATTTCCTTATGAAGAAACTCCAGATCAAGTTACATCAATAGAAGACATAAAATCAGATATGGAGTCAGATAAACCTATGGACAGACTATTATGTGGTGATGTAGGGTATGGAAAAACAGAAGTTGCTGTAAGAGCAGCTTTTAAGGCAGTAATGGACGGAAAGCAAGTAGCATTTTTAGTTCCAACTACAATACTTGCACAGCAGCACTATAATAATTTTGTACAAAGATTTTCTGATTTTCCTGTCAAGATAGATATGATAAGTAGATTTAGAACGACATCACAGCAAAAATCTAGTATTAAGGCTTTAAAAGCAGGGGAAATAGATATACTTATAGGAACACATAGAATTATTCAAAAAGATGTTCAATTTAAGGATCTAGGGCTTTTAATAGTAGATGAAGAGCAAAGATTTGGAGTTACACATAAAGAAAAAATAAAAAAGATGAAAAAAAATATAGATGTATTAACTTTAAGTGCTACACCTATACCTAGAACATTACACATGTCTCTAGTAGGTGTAAGAGATATAAGTGTAATTGAAACGCCTCCAGAAGAAAGATACCCAGTACAAACTTATGTAGTAGAATATAATGATCAGTTAATAAGAGACGCTATATTAAGAGAGTTAAATAGGGGAGGACAGGTTTACTTCGTATATAATAGAGTTGAAAATATTAAAGAAATGGCTTCTTATGTGGCTAAACTAGTTCCAGAAGCGAGAGTAGCTGTTGCACATGGTCAGATGCAAGAAAGGGAGCTAGAAAATATTATAGTTGATTTCATGAAGAATGAGTATGATATTTTGGTAGCTACTACAATAATAGAGACAGGAATGGATATTCAAAATGTAAATACTATGATAATATATGATTCAGATAAAATGGGGTTATCTCAATTGTATCAGCTAAGAGGAAGGGTTGGAAGAACTAATAGGATGGCTTACTGTTACCTTACATACAGAAAAGATAAAATCTTAACAGAAGTAGCTGAAAAAAGACTTAAGGCTATAAAGGATTTTACAGAATTAGGATCAGGATTTAAAATAGCATTAAAGGATCTTGAAATAAGAGGAGCAGGAAATATGATGGGGTCGTCTCAACATGGGCATATGGCGGCTGTAGGATATGACTTATATTGTAGGATGCTAGAGGATACTATAAAGCTTGTAAGAGGAGATATAGATAAAGAACCAGTAGAAACAACTGTAGAATTAAAGGTAGATGCATATATTCCAACGAACTATGTGAAAGATGAAGTACAAAAAATAGAGATATACAAAAGAATTGCAGCTATTGATTGTTATGAAGATATGGAAGATATTGAGGGAGAATTGAAGGATAGATTTTCGGATATTCCACCTTCTATATATAATCTTATGAATATAGCCTATATAAGAAGCATAGGAAAGAAATTAGGAATTCAAGAGATCAAGGAAAAGAAGGATGAAGTTGTATTCAAGTTCGATAATAAAGAAAGAATGGAGGAAAATATGCTTAAAGGGCTTATAAAGGATTATAACAGAAAAATAAGTATAAAATTATCAGATAACCCTGGATTTGGATATAAGATTAAGGAGGTAAAGAAAGAAAATTTAGTTTATAATATAAAAGAAATTATGGAGTATATGGCTAATATATGTCATAAAAAATAA
- a CDS encoding peptidylprolyl isomerase, with product MKSVKRLVSAVLISAFAFSTVGCNMIAKTPEAIKNSVVATVNGEKITRGELDSNPNLMGIVAQIKQQYGEDYEKNDDAKSILKEQKSKVLDTMIESKVIEQKAKELKVLPDDAKLKAEVDKQISNLKQQQFGNDTAKFQAALKQQSLTEENLKNMYYTQMRNQEISTNVTNNVGKDVKVDDKSVQDYYKNNPYKFTEKPNRIHTAHILVKTEEEAKKVKARLDKGEDFAKVAKEVSTDTATKDKGGDLGFVNYVDSGFDAGFMAGAIALKKGAVSAPVKSQYGYHIIKCVEKEEYPVKKLDAVKAQIKTQLETEQKQKKYQDKVAEWKKSAKISKNEKNLI from the coding sequence GTGAAAAGTGTAAAAAGATTAGTAAGCGCAGTTTTAATATCTGCATTTGCGTTTTCGACAGTTGGTTGTAATATGATAGCTAAAACGCCAGAAGCTATAAAAAATAGTGTTGTGGCAACAGTAAATGGAGAAAAAATCACTAGAGGTGAATTAGATAGTAATCCTAATTTAATGGGAATTGTAGCTCAAATTAAGCAACAATATGGTGAAGACTATGAGAAAAATGATGATGCGAAAAGCATTTTAAAAGAGCAAAAATCAAAAGTACTTGATACTATGATAGAGTCAAAAGTTATTGAGCAAAAGGCTAAGGAATTAAAAGTGCTTCCAGATGATGCGAAGTTAAAAGCTGAAGTTGATAAACAGATTAGTAATCTAAAACAACAACAATTTGGAAATGACACAGCTAAATTTCAAGCAGCTTTAAAACAACAAAGTCTTACAGAAGAAAATTTAAAAAATATGTATTATACTCAAATGAGAAATCAAGAGATAAGCACAAATGTTACGAATAATGTAGGAAAAGATGTTAAAGTTGATGATAAAAGTGTTCAAGATTACTACAAAAATAATCCATACAAATTTACAGAAAAACCTAATAGAATACATACAGCTCACATATTAGTAAAAACTGAAGAAGAAGCTAAAAAAGTAAAAGCTAGATTAGATAAAGGTGAAGATTTTGCTAAAGTTGCAAAAGAAGTTTCAACAGATACAGCTACTAAGGATAAAGGTGGAGATTTAGGATTTGTAAATTATGTGGATTCAGGTTTTGATGCTGGATTTATGGCTGGTGCTATAGCGTTAAAAAAAGGAGCTGTATCAGCTCCAGTTAAAAGTCAATATGGATATCATATAATAAAATGTGTAGAGAAAGAAGAATATCCTGTTAAAAAACTTGATGCAGTGAAGGCTCAAATAAAAACTCAACTTGAAACTGAACAAAAACAAAAGAAATATCAGGATAAAGTAGCTGAGTGGAAAAAAAGTGCTAAAATAAGTAAGAATGAAAAAAATCTTATATAA
- the spoVT gene encoding stage V sporulation protein T, with the protein MKATGIVRRIDDLGRVVIPKEIRRTLRIREGDPLEIFTDREGGVILKKYSPIGELSDFSKGYAESLQQTIGNIVMICDKDSIISISGATKKEYLEKKISDDLEKIIEDRKTINFASDKEKPVALYDDEEVEGKYSAQVISPIIAEGDAIGAVIIVSKDEGKKFGDVETKLAETASSFIGKQMEQ; encoded by the coding sequence ATGAAAGCAACAGGTATTGTTAGACGTATAGACGATTTAGGTAGAGTAGTCATACCAAAGGAAATAAGGAGGACTCTTAGAATAAGAGAAGGAGATCCATTAGAAATTTTTACAGATAGGGAAGGAGGAGTTATACTTAAAAAATATTCTCCTATTGGAGAATTAAGTGATTTTTCTAAAGGATATGCAGAATCATTACAACAGACTATAGGAAACATAGTTATGATATGTGATAAAGATAGTATAATATCTATAAGTGGTGCAACTAAGAAGGAATACTTAGAGAAAAAAATAAGTGATGATCTTGAAAAAATTATAGAAGATAGAAAGACTATAAATTTTGCAAGTGATAAGGAAAAGCCAGTGGCTTTATATGATGATGAAGAAGTTGAAGGAAAGTATTCAGCACAAGTAATTTCGCCAATAATAGCAGAAGGTGATGCAATTGGTGCCGTAATTATAGTATCAAAAGATGAAGGGAAAAAATTTGGGGATGTTGAAACTAAATTGGCTGAAACTGCATCATCTTTCATAGGAAAGCAAATGGAACAATAA
- a CDS encoding putative polysaccharide biosynthesis protein, which produces MKKQSLIKGTFILGLAGIISKFLGLFFRWPLQMLIGDEGVGYYQMSFPLYMFFIAAASGIPVAISKMVSERNAINDHEGVIQVLRKAMLLMFILGAGFTAILLIFSRPIIAFLKWDEKSYYSLVSIAFAPIFISVMSAFRGFFQGLQNMNYTAISQVIEQIGRVIIGVGLAYILLPKGIEYSAGGAALGAAAGGLFAGIYLLAKYIKIRKEFKVNTVHDDIDIMNKLLYIAIPVSLGAAASSIMSLIDSAIVPQKLLQAGFNYKQATILYGQLTGKAFIMINVPLTLSAALCASLMPIIAEAYILNRRFEVMNKVDLAIKLSMVIALPSCLGLYNLAYPILNLIFPGQSDGFKILQYSAISVPFIILAQTSTAILQGVGEYIMPIVNLAIGCAIKTAITLQVVSIPSINIYGAVIGSICGYIVASMLNMILLKRKLKININYFQTVIKPAFASTLMIIIVVIIYMNVYNYTISSRIACLAAILSGIIVYGIFVFIFRIFKYDHVKNRIFRR; this is translated from the coding sequence ATGAAAAAACAATCACTAATTAAAGGAACATTTATCTTAGGACTTGCGGGAATCATATCGAAATTTTTAGGATTATTTTTTAGATGGCCATTGCAAATGCTTATAGGAGACGAGGGAGTAGGATATTATCAAATGTCTTTTCCATTATATATGTTTTTTATTGCAGCAGCATCAGGGATACCTGTAGCTATATCTAAAATGGTATCGGAAAGAAATGCTATAAATGATCATGAAGGAGTAATTCAAGTTTTAAGAAAGGCAATGCTCCTTATGTTTATTTTAGGTGCTGGTTTTACGGCAATATTACTTATTTTTTCTAGACCGATTATAGCATTTTTAAAATGGGATGAAAAATCTTATTATTCATTAGTTTCCATTGCTTTTGCACCAATATTTATATCTGTAATGAGTGCATTTAGAGGATTTTTTCAGGGATTGCAGAATATGAATTATACTGCAATTTCTCAGGTAATAGAGCAGATAGGAAGAGTTATAATTGGAGTTGGACTTGCTTATATACTTCTACCAAAGGGGATAGAATATTCAGCTGGAGGAGCAGCCCTTGGAGCAGCTGCAGGAGGACTATTTGCAGGAATTTACTTGTTGGCAAAGTATATAAAAATAAGAAAAGAATTTAAAGTTAATACAGTGCATGATGATATAGATATCATGAATAAGTTGCTATATATAGCTATACCAGTTTCTTTGGGTGCAGCAGCAAGTAGTATAATGAGTCTTATAGATTCTGCAATAGTTCCCCAAAAGTTGTTACAGGCAGGATTTAATTATAAACAAGCAACTATATTATATGGACAGCTTACAGGAAAAGCTTTTATCATGATAAATGTTCCACTAACACTTTCAGCAGCACTGTGTGCTTCTTTAATGCCTATAATTGCAGAGGCATATATATTGAACAGAAGGTTTGAAGTGATGAATAAAGTGGATTTAGCCATAAAGCTTTCAATGGTTATAGCATTGCCATCCTGTTTAGGATTATATAATCTTGCTTATCCAATTTTAAATTTAATATTTCCAGGACAATCTGATGGATTTAAAATATTACAGTATTCAGCTATATCTGTTCCATTCATAATTTTAGCACAAACTTCAACAGCTATTCTTCAAGGAGTAGGAGAATATATAATGCCAATAGTCAATTTAGCCATCGGATGTGCCATAAAAACAGCAATTACACTGCAAGTGGTTTCTATACCTAGTATTAACATTTATGGTGCTGTAATAGGTAGCATATGTGGATATATAGTAGCTTCTATGCTAAACATGATTTTACTTAAAAGAAAATTGAAAATTAATATAAACTATTTTCAAACAGTTATAAAACCTGCATTTGCATCTACTTTAATGATAATAATTGTTGTAATTATTTATATGAATGTCTATAATTATACCATAAGCAGTAGAATAGCGTGTCTTGCAGCTATACTTTCAGGTATTATTGTATATGGCATATTTGTATTTATATTTAGAATATTTAAATATGATCATGTTAAAAATAGGATTTTTAGAAGATAG
- the mazG gene encoding nucleoside triphosphate pyrophosphohydrolase has translation MIKIVGLGPGTKEAITIGTLEVLKNSDKIYLRTEKHPTVQFLREYGIKFETYDHKYEQGENFDQVYESIVDDLINKELEHGDIVYAVPGHPLVAEKSVNLLIHLCKEKGIETEIFTAVSFIDVLMESLKIDPIEGIKVIDAFDMKSQVLDKRVGTIITQVYDKFIASEVKLALMQYYPDDSEVYFVRAAGVKGLESIRKMPLYEIDRQEDIDYLTSLYIPKNLDVRKDFNDLLDIISILRAENGCPWDKEQTHESIKKCLIEECYEVLEAIDEKDDDKLVEELGDVLLQIVFHSQIGKEEGFFNINDVVECICKKMIDRHPHVFGNIDLSTSEEVLVNWDNIKKKEQGLNSYTEELKHVPKNLPALMRAEKVQKKAAKVGFDWDKVEDALDKVLEEFYEVKNVYKGKERVKIVEEIGDLIFASVNIARFLDINPEFALNYTIEKFIKRFAYIEKKAKSKGVDMINMTLEQMDDLWEESKVKN, from the coding sequence ATGATAAAAATAGTTGGTCTAGGTCCTGGAACTAAAGAAGCCATAACTATAGGTACTTTAGAAGTTTTAAAAAATAGTGATAAAATTTATTTAAGAACAGAAAAGCATCCTACAGTGCAGTTTTTAAGAGAATATGGTATAAAATTTGAAACTTATGATCATAAATATGAACAAGGTGAAAATTTTGACCAAGTATATGAATCTATAGTTGATGATTTAATCAATAAGGAGCTAGAACATGGTGATATTGTATATGCAGTACCAGGTCATCCATTAGTAGCTGAAAAATCTGTTAATTTATTAATACACCTATGTAAGGAAAAAGGAATAGAAACAGAAATATTTACAGCTGTAAGTTTTATAGATGTTCTTATGGAAAGTTTAAAAATAGATCCTATAGAGGGAATAAAGGTAATAGATGCTTTTGATATGAAAAGTCAAGTTTTAGATAAAAGAGTAGGAACTATAATAACTCAGGTGTATGATAAATTTATAGCTTCTGAGGTTAAATTAGCTTTAATGCAATACTACCCTGATGATAGTGAGGTCTATTTTGTAAGAGCAGCTGGAGTTAAAGGATTAGAGAGCATTAGAAAGATGCCATTATATGAAATAGATAGGCAGGAAGATATAGACTATTTAACTTCACTATATATTCCTAAAAACTTGGATGTGAGAAAAGATTTTAATGATCTATTAGACATAATAAGCATATTAAGAGCAGAAAATGGATGTCCATGGGATAAGGAACAAACTCATGAAAGTATAAAGAAATGTCTTATAGAAGAGTGCTATGAAGTATTAGAGGCTATAGATGAAAAAGACGATGATAAACTTGTTGAGGAGCTAGGGGATGTATTACTTCAAATAGTTTTCCACTCACAAATTGGCAAGGAAGAAGGATTTTTTAATATTAATGATGTGGTGGAATGTATTTGCAAAAAGATGATTGATAGGCATCCACATGTATTTGGAAATATAGATTTAAGTACATCTGAAGAGGTGTTGGTAAATTGGGATAACATAAAGAAGAAGGAACAAGGTCTTAATAGTTATACAGAAGAGTTAAAACATGTGCCTAAAAATTTGCCAGCATTAATGAGAGCAGAAAAAGTTCAAAAAAAGGCAGCTAAGGTTGGGTTTGATTGGGATAAAGTGGAAGATGCATTAGATAAGGTTTTAGAAGAATTTTATGAAGTAAAGAATGTATATAAAGGGAAAGAAAGGGTAAAAATAGTAGAAGAAATAGGGGATTTAATATTTGCTTCGGTAAATATTGCTAGATTCCTTGACATTAACCCCGAATTTGCATTAAATTATACTATAGAGAAATTTATTAAGCGTTTTGCATATATAGAAAAAAAAGCAAAATCTAAAGGTGTCGATATGATAAATATGACATTAGAACAAATGGATGACCTTTGGGAAGAATCAAAAGTAAAAAATTAA
- a CDS encoding HU family DNA-binding protein has protein sequence MKEVKKVNKSELIASIAEKSKLTKKDVEVVLKGFIESVEETLEKGDKVQLVGFGTFETRKRAARVGRNPRTKEEIEIPESTVPVFKAGKEFKDKVNK, from the coding sequence ATTAAGGAGGTAAAAAAGGTGAACAAATCAGAATTAATTGCAAGTATAGCAGAAAAATCAAAACTAACAAAGAAGGATGTAGAAGTAGTTTTAAAGGGTTTTATAGAAAGTGTTGAAGAAACACTTGAGAAAGGTGATAAAGTTCAACTAGTTGGATTTGGAACATTTGAAACAAGAAAGAGAGCTGCAAGAGTAGGCAGAAATCCAAGAACTAAAGAAGAAATAGAAATACCAGAATCAACAGTTCCAGTATTTAAAGCTGGTAAAGAATTTAAAGATAAAGTAAACAAATAA
- a CDS encoding RNA-binding S4 domain-containing protein: MRLDKYLKVSRIIKRRTVAKEACEGGRVSINDKIAKPSTEVKEGDIIEIRYASKALKAKIVNIAQHVTKENAQAMYEIISGQEDEE, encoded by the coding sequence ATGAGGTTAGATAAATATCTTAAAGTTTCGAGAATAATAAAGAGAAGAACAGTGGCAAAAGAGGCCTGTGAAGGTGGAAGAGTAAGCATAAATGATAAAATAGCAAAGCCTAGCACAGAGGTTAAAGAGGGCGATATTATAGAGATTAGATATGCTAGTAAAGCTCTTAAAGCTAAAATTGTAAATATTGCACAGCATGTTACAAAAGAGAATGCACAGGCAATGTACGAAATTATATCTGGACAAGAGGATGAAGAATAG
- the yabP gene encoding sporulation protein YabP, producing MEKKEVKIVEDKKSILHIENRKRLVLSGVVEVISFNEEQIVLNTNLGTLNIKGKGLKMNKLDVQNGDVTIIGMISSCIYTNNQEKKQKEKLISRLFK from the coding sequence ATGGAAAAAAAAGAAGTAAAAATAGTGGAAGATAAAAAGAGTATATTGCATATTGAAAATAGAAAAAGGTTAGTACTAAGCGGAGTTGTAGAAGTTATAAGTTTTAATGAAGAACAAATAGTATTAAATACCAACCTAGGTACACTTAATATAAAAGGGAAAGGTCTCAAGATGAACAAGCTAGATGTACAAAATGGAGATGTTACCATAATTGGAATGATAAGTTCCTGCATATATACAAACAATCAAGAAAAAAAACAAAAAGAAAAATTAATATCAAGATTGTTTAAGTAG
- the yabQ gene encoding spore cortex biosynthesis protein YabQ, with protein sequence MILSITQQLRCIIFSLIAGIITGILFDLYRIIRGLNNINKILTFVEDILFWILASIIIFIFLLFIDCLYVGVYIYAGITLGAYLYIKIFSNTFIKFQYKLIKNVRRTFRVLKNIVFYPFMIIIYIIKTKNKRNYKK encoded by the coding sequence ATGATTTTATCAATAACCCAACAATTAAGATGTATTATATTTAGTCTTATTGCAGGAATTATAACAGGAATATTATTCGACTTATATAGAATAATAAGAGGATTAAATAATATAAATAAAATATTAACTTTTGTAGAGGATATTTTATTTTGGATTTTAGCCTCTATAATTATATTCATATTTTTACTTTTTATAGATTGTTTATATGTAGGTGTATATATATATGCAGGGATAACTTTAGGAGCATATTTATATATAAAAATTTTTAGTAATACTTTCATAAAATTTCAGTATAAGCTAATTAAAAATGTAAGAAGGACATTTAGAGTGTTAAAAAATATAGTATTTTACCCTTTTATGATAATAATTTATATTATTAAAACAAAAAATAAAAGAAATTATAAAAAATAA
- a CDS encoding FtsB family cell division protein: MKKKIKFKNVILLFIIFYACYVFVNQQITMYKIKQQISQKNLEELKVKDQNKKLQDEVKMSKSDMYIEKLARERLGLIKPGETPVINTKR, encoded by the coding sequence ATGAAAAAAAAGATAAAATTTAAAAATGTGATTTTATTGTTTATAATTTTTTATGCATGTTATGTTTTTGTAAATCAACAAATAACTATGTATAAAATAAAACAGCAAATATCACAAAAAAATTTAGAAGAACTGAAGGTTAAAGATCAAAATAAGAAATTACAGGATGAGGTTAAGATGTCTAAATCAGATATGTATATAGAAAAACTGGCAAGAGAAAGATTAGGTCTTATTAAACCAGGCGAAACCCCTGTAATAAATACAAAACGTTAA